In Arachis hypogaea cultivar Tifrunner chromosome 2, arahy.Tifrunner.gnm2.J5K5, whole genome shotgun sequence, a genomic segment contains:
- the LOC112760146 gene encoding nuclear pore complex protein NUP160-like isoform X1, with protein sequence MGTDSTLAGKEVPIIGTDVFRWIELSVPSSSSNIPTAVDGTNATTIAPPTVDDRASCFVLEDPSAYLIWRIHKLQPHALELLELNASKELPKAGLRFIFPYQLCPFAFVCKNEISRNSRFPYLLYVLTVTGVAYLLKIRNVSAYASSALFPAEDLFELNVCDYVSNHVPITAVTATAGCVVVGRSDGSVCCFRLGVIDTSAPGFVHELRDEAGVSRLWGLMSRGKMVGAVQDMEISELHGKRFVFVLHSDGTLRIWDLSSHSRVFNHTVTGATFRRLWVGQFDPDSSTIPLSILYKHGLDEELEMISLHSIRYNFGERNVFSMDPSVQNITLEEGQCLDVKITLDKIWILKDDELVSHMLTTNVEEVEAFSYALQEEVVADQLFQSSEHQADEILQIACSIFSSSKEDVVPFISSIFLRKLLLPGVHHNAALHATLAEYSRHLPESDLQALTADGLKQEVLSLIEHEVGSEKLSILHSWKCFLTRYFHNWCKNNAIYGLLVDSSTDAVGLIRKSSVSIFRSLEDIERIVEGSSDEVGELTGLVDLLDDDLECEILVELLRCVMSFSQQLGKTASSIFYESVLTAPVISSEDIVHCIVKILETGSCISGPNEKELIDHKSLRKLSAEMFLSLQSLYRKASAWSRILNVIQGFLKFLVPQKIIQNFDTEVSSNINSSIIVHTTYQISKVMFESAWDFLLFLSYLVDIGGQVHLSHDDITKIQLEIVPMLQEIIFEWLIINFFAITPSAPATTEDFNSKLSSLHIDCNTGKQLWNEKLGRRDFTLAFILLLNVRSSSTDHGHLLKRFPNMQSFVNRMRDFISWIIWGQSGGSSNFLSRSIDLAFILFKHGQYEAAEQLLMMAEAHLLKEKTSQSIQESDGGWCIRQHLLGCCLLAQVQCGLHTTQKDNKVFDAIRCFFRSSSGNGASEALQSLSEDVGIPYLGFSGCASTAAWKLQYYQWAMQLFERYSISEGACQFALAALEQVDEAMKDENNPVNGSITTTRGRLWANVFIFALDLGRYYDAYCAIVSNPDEESKYICLRRFIIVLYEQGAIKILCSNKLPLIGLVEKVEQELAWKAERSDISAKPNLYKLLYAFQMHQHNWRRAANYMYMYSTRLRTEAASKDYQGSSLMLQERLNALSAAINSLHLVHPAYAWIDPPANGSSLLGEHYPSKKAKRIPEDHSADNDAEPERWQSCIDVEKLENEFVLTSAEYKLSLVNVKWTFSGKDGALSDLAELLVNNNLYDMAFTILLRFFKGSALKRELERVLSAISLRCCLDKVESTWVEEHGQLVTSSKLEMVVHGSPVTHHTTPQTDGSSCWATLKIYLEKYKEFHGRLPVIVAETLLRADPQIELPLWLVQLFKEGQKERMSGMSGRESNPASLFQLYVSYGRYTEATNLLLECIQSFASVRPADIIRRKRSFAAWFPYTTIERLLYQLEELTRKGHMVEQCDKLKRMLLSSLQNHLKTLKVDSEDAISVSS encoded by the exons ATGGGAACTGATTCCACTCTCGCCGGCAAGGAAGTCCCCATCATCGGAACCGACGTCTTTCGGTGGATCGAACTCTCCGTCCCTTCTTCCTCCTCCAACATCCCCACCGCCGTCGACGGCACCAACGCCACCACAATTGCTCCTCCCACCGTTGACGACCGCGCTTCCTGCTTCGTCCTCGAAGATCCTTCAGCTTATCTAATTTG GAGAATCCACAAGTTGCAGCCTCATGCTCTTGAGCTTCTTGAGCTCAATGCTTCGAAGGAATTACCCAAAGCCGGTCTCAGATTCATATTCCCTTACCAGCTTTGTCCATTTGCATTCGTCTGCAAAAATGAG ATTAGTAGGAATTCTAGGTTTCCTTACTTGTTATATGTGTTGACTGTGACTGGGGTGGCCTATCTTTTGAAAATTCGGAATGTTTCGGCTTATGCATCGAGTGCCCTCTTCCCAGCAGAGGATCTTTTCGAGCTTAATGTGTGCGATTATGTTTCTAATCATGTGCCGATAACTGCTGTTACTGCAACGGCTGGGTGTGTTGTTGTTGGCAGAAGTGATGGTTCTGTGTGCTGTTTCCGCCTTGGCGTGATTGACACAAGTGCTCCTG GTTTTGTGCATGAGCTGAGAGATGAAGCTGGAGTCAGCCGTTTGTGGGGTTTGATGTCACG GGGTAAAATGGTGGGTGCTGTACAGGACATGGAAATATCTGAGTTACATGGGAAAAGGTTTGTGTTTGTGCTTCATTCAGATGGGACATTACGAATTTGGGATCTTTCATCTCATAGCAGGGTCTTTAATCATACCGTAACAG GTGCTACCTTTCGAAGGTTATGGGTGGGTCAATTTGACCCTGATTCAAGTACAATTCCTCTGTCAATTTTATACAAACACGGTTTG GATGAAGAGTTGGAGATGATTTCTTTACATAGTATCCGATATAATTTTGGGGAGAGAAATGTTTTTTCTATGGATCCTTCAGTGCAAAATATCACCTTGGAGGAG GGACAATGCCTTGACGTTAAAATAACACTGGATAAGATATGGATATTGAAAGATGATGAATTGGTTTCACACATGTTAACAACAAACGTTGAGGA GGTAGAAGCATTTTCTTATGCTTTACAAGAAGAAGTTGTTGCTGATCAGCTGTTTCAAAGTTCAGAACATCAAGCAGATGAAATCTTGCAAATTGCATGTTCAATATTTTCATCTTCAAAG GAGGATGTTGTGCCATTTATATCTTCTATATTCCTGCGCAAACTGCTTCTTCCTGGGGTGCATCATAATGCTGCTTTGCATGCAACACTTGCTGAATATAGCAGGCATTTGCCTGAATCTGACTTACAAGCATTAACTGCTGATGGACTAAAACAGGAGGTTCTGTCACTCATTGAACATGAG GTTGGTTCTGAAAAGCTGTCCATACTGCATTCTTGGAAATGTTTTCTGACCCGCTATTTCCACAATTGGTGCAAGAACAATGCAATATATGGCTTGCTTGTTGATTCTTCAACTGATGCTGTTGGTTTAATCAGAAAAAGTTCGGTTTCAATTTTTCGGTCTTTGGAAGATATTGAGCGGATTGTAGAAG GGTCTTCAGATGAAGTTGGTGAGCTCACAGGCCTTGTGGATTTACTTGATGATGATCTTGAATGTGAAATTCTGGTCGAATTACTTAGATGTGTTATGAGTTTCAGCCAACAGTTGGGCAAAACTGCATCCTCTATTTTTTATGAATCAGTTTTAACTGCACCAGTGATTTCATCTGAAGACATTGTTCACTGTATAGTGAAGATTCTGGAAACTGGATCTTGTATATCAGGGCCCAATGAGAAGGAGCTTATAGATCACAAAAGCTTGAGAAAACTTTCTGCTGAAATGTTCTTATCTCTTCAAAGCTTGTACAGAAAGGCTTCTGCATGGAGCAGAATTTTAAATGTAATTCAGGGTTTCTTGAAATTTTTGGTTCCACagaaaataatacaaaattttgataCTGAAGTGTCATCAAATATAAACTCCTCCATTATAGTGCATACTACTTATCAGATTTCGAAAGTGATGTTTGAATCTGCCTGGGATTTCCTTCTATTTTTAAGTTATCTGGTGGACATCGGTGGTCAG GTCCACTTGTCACATGATGATATCACCAAAATACAACTTGAGATAGTTCCAATGCTtcaagaaattatttttgaatggCTAATCATCAACTTCTTTGCCATCACACCATCTGCACCAGCTACAACTGAGGACTTCAATTCTAAACTTTCATCATTACATATAG ATTGCAACACGGGGAAACAATTATGGAATGAGAAGCTTGGTAGACGCGACTTTACATTGGCTTTTATATTGCTGCTAAATGTTAGAAGTTCATCAACAGACCATGGCCACCTTTTAAAAAGATTTCCAAATATGCAGAGCTTTGTTAACAGGATGAGAGACTTTATCAGTTGGATCATATGGGGCCAGTCTGGTGGATCATCTAATTTCCTGAGTCGTTCAATTGATCTTGCATTTATCCTTTTCAAGCATGGCCAGTATGAGGCTGCTGAG CAATTGCTGATGATGGCGGAAGCACATCTTCTAAAGGAGAAGACATCCCAAAGTATTCAAGAATCTGATGGTGGATGGTGCATACGCCAACATCTTCTAGGATGCTGCCTCCTTGCACAGGTGCAGTGTGGATTGCATACAACACAGAAGGACAACAAGGTTTTTGATGCCATTCGCTGTTTCTTCAG ATCTTCATCTGGAAATGGTGCATCCGAGGCTTTGCAGAGTTTGTCTGAAGATGTCGGAATTCCGTATCTTGGTTTTA GTGGTTGTGCATCAACGGCTGCTTGGAAGCTTCAATACTATCAATGGGCTATGCAGTTATTTGAACGATATAGTATTAGTGAAGGTGCTTGCCAGTTTGCTCTTGCTGCACTTGAACAAGTTGATGAAGCTATGAAAGATGAGAATAACCCGGTTAATGGATCCATTACAACCACAAGGGGCCGACTATGGGCGAATGTCTTCATATTTGCATTAGACCTTGGTCGCTATTATGATGCTTATTGTGCAATAGTTTCAAATCCAGATGAGGAGAGCAAATACATCTGCTTGAGGCGTTTCATAATTGTTCTTTACGAACAAGGTGCTATAAAG ATTCTTTGTAGCAATAAACTTCCCCTTATTGGGCTAGTGGAAAAGGTAGAGCAAGAGCTTGCTTGGAAG GCTGAACGATCAGATATTTCTGCAAAGCCAAACTTGTACAAGTTGCTCTATGCATTTCAAATGCATCAGCATAATTGGCGACGAGCAGCAAATTACATGTATATGTATTCAACTCGTTTGAGAACTGAAGCTGCTTCAAAAGATTACCAAGGCAGTTCATTGATGTTGCAAGAGAGGCTGAATGCACTCTCCGCTGCTATCAATTCACTACACCTTGTTCATCCTGCATATGCCTGGATTGATCCACCAGCTAATGGAAGTTCTCTTCTTGGTGAACATTACCCAAGTAAGAAAGCTAAAAGAATACCTGAAGATCATT CAGCTGATAATGATGCTGAGCCTGAAAGGTGGCAGTCTTGTATTGATGTTGAAAAACTCGAGAATGAGTTTGTGCTAACTTCAGCAGAGTATAAGCTATCGCTGGTAAATGTCAAGTGGACATTTTCTG GCAAAGATGGAGCCCTATCAGATTTGGCTGAACTTCTTGTCAACAATAATTTGTATGATATGGCCTTCACGATCCTTCTCAGATTTTTCAAGGGTTCAGCACTGAAGAG GGAATTGGAAAGAGTTTTATCTGCTATTTCATTGAGATGCTGTCTTGATAAAGTAGAATCTACTTGGGTTGA ggaacaTGGCCAGTTAGTGACGTCTTCTAAGCTTGAGATGGTTGTCCATGGTTCACCTGTTACACATCACACAACTCCACAAACTGACGGTAGTAGTTGCTGGGCAACTCTGAAGATTTACCTT GAAAAATATAAGGAATTTCATGGGAGATTGCCTGTTATTGTTGCCGAAACTCTTCTACGTGCAGATCCTCAGATTGAATTGCCCCTTTGGCTGGTTCAGTTGTTCAAG GAGGGACAAAAGGAAAGGATGTCCGGTATGAGTGGCCGGGAGTCAAATCCTGCATCTTTATTTCAGCTTTATGTTAGCTATGGTCGATATACAGAAGCTACTAATCTTTTGCTCGAGTGCATACAATCGTTTGCTTCAGTG AGGCCAGCGGATATTATTAGAAGGAAAAGATCCTTTGCTGCTTGGTTCCCATACACGACAATCGAGCGCCTACTATACCAACTTGAGGAATTGACTAGAAAGGGTCACATGGTAGAACAATGCGACAAGCTCAAAAGGATGCTTCTCAGTTCTTTGCAAAACCATCTAAAGACA CTAAAGGTGGACTCGGAAGATGCAATTTCTGTATCTTCATGA
- the LOC112760146 gene encoding nuclear pore complex protein NUP160-like isoform X5: MGTDSTLAGKEVPIIGTDVFRWIELSVPSSSSNIPTAVDGTNATTIAPPTVDDRASCFVLEDPSAYLIWRIHKLQPHALELLELNASKELPKAGLRFIFPYQLCPFAFVCKNEISRNSRFPYLLYVLTVTGVAYLLKIRNVSAYASSALFPAEDLFELNVCDYVSNHVPITAVTATAGCVVVGRSDGSVCCFRLGVIDTSAPGFVHELRDEAGVSRLWGLMSRGKMVGAVQDMEISELHGKRFVFVLHSDGTLRIWDLSSHSRVFNHTVTGATFRRLWVGQFDPDSSTIPLSILYKHGLDEELEMISLHSIRYNFGERNVFSMDPSVQNITLEEGQCLDVKITLDKIWILKDDELVSHMLTTNVEEVEAFSYALQEEVVADQLFQSSEHQADEILQIACSIFSSSKEDVVPFISSIFLRKLLLPGVHHNAALHATLAEYSRHLPESDLQALTADGLKQEVLSLIEHEVGSEKLSILHSWKCFLTRYFHNWCKNNAIYGLLVDSSTDAVGLIRKSSVSIFRSLEDIERIVEGSSDEVGELTGLVDLLDDDLECEILVELLRCVMSFSQQLGKTASSIFYESVLTAPVISSEDIVHCIVKILETGSCISGPNEKELIDHKSLRKLSAEMFLSLQSLYRKASAWSRILNVIQGFLKFLVPQKIIQNFDTEVSSNINSSIIVHTTYQISKVMFESAWDFLLFLSYLVDIGGQVHLSHDDITKIQLEIVPMLQEIIFEWLIINFFAITPSAPATTEDFNSKLSSLHIDCNTGKQLWNEKLGRRDFTLAFILLLNVRSSSTDHGHLLKRFPNMQSFVNRMRDFISWIIWGQSGGSSNFLSRSIDLAFILFKHGQYEAAEQLLMMAEAHLLKEKTSQSIQESDGGWCIRQHLLGCCLLAQVQCGLHTTQKDNKVFDAIRCFFRSSSGNGASEALQSLSEDVGIPYLGFSGCASTAAWKLQYYQWAMQLFERYSISEGACQFALAALEQVDEAMKDENNPVNGSITTTRGRLWANVFIFALDLGRYYDAYCAIVSNPDEESKYICLRRFIIVLYEQGAIKILCSNKLPLIGLVEKVEQELAWKAERSDISAKPNLYKLLYAFQMHQHNWRRAANYMYMYSTRLRTEAASKDYQGSSLMLQERLNALSAAINSLHLVHPAYAWIDPPANGSSLLGEHYPTADNDAEPERWQSCIDVEKLENEFVLTSAEYKLSLVNVKWTFSGKDGALSDLAELLVNNNLYDMAFTILLRFFKGSALKRELERVLSAISLRCCLDKVESTWVEEHGQLVTSSKLEMVVHGSPVTHHTTPQTDGSSCWATLKIYLEKYKEFHGRLPVIVAETLLRADPQIELPLWLVQLFKEGQKERMSGMSGRESNPASLFQLYVSYGRYTEATNLLLECIQSFASVRPADIIRRKRSFAAWFPYTTIERLLYQLEELTRKGHMVEQCDKLKRMLLSSLQNHLKTLKVDSEDAISVSS, encoded by the exons ATGGGAACTGATTCCACTCTCGCCGGCAAGGAAGTCCCCATCATCGGAACCGACGTCTTTCGGTGGATCGAACTCTCCGTCCCTTCTTCCTCCTCCAACATCCCCACCGCCGTCGACGGCACCAACGCCACCACAATTGCTCCTCCCACCGTTGACGACCGCGCTTCCTGCTTCGTCCTCGAAGATCCTTCAGCTTATCTAATTTG GAGAATCCACAAGTTGCAGCCTCATGCTCTTGAGCTTCTTGAGCTCAATGCTTCGAAGGAATTACCCAAAGCCGGTCTCAGATTCATATTCCCTTACCAGCTTTGTCCATTTGCATTCGTCTGCAAAAATGAG ATTAGTAGGAATTCTAGGTTTCCTTACTTGTTATATGTGTTGACTGTGACTGGGGTGGCCTATCTTTTGAAAATTCGGAATGTTTCGGCTTATGCATCGAGTGCCCTCTTCCCAGCAGAGGATCTTTTCGAGCTTAATGTGTGCGATTATGTTTCTAATCATGTGCCGATAACTGCTGTTACTGCAACGGCTGGGTGTGTTGTTGTTGGCAGAAGTGATGGTTCTGTGTGCTGTTTCCGCCTTGGCGTGATTGACACAAGTGCTCCTG GTTTTGTGCATGAGCTGAGAGATGAAGCTGGAGTCAGCCGTTTGTGGGGTTTGATGTCACG GGGTAAAATGGTGGGTGCTGTACAGGACATGGAAATATCTGAGTTACATGGGAAAAGGTTTGTGTTTGTGCTTCATTCAGATGGGACATTACGAATTTGGGATCTTTCATCTCATAGCAGGGTCTTTAATCATACCGTAACAG GTGCTACCTTTCGAAGGTTATGGGTGGGTCAATTTGACCCTGATTCAAGTACAATTCCTCTGTCAATTTTATACAAACACGGTTTG GATGAAGAGTTGGAGATGATTTCTTTACATAGTATCCGATATAATTTTGGGGAGAGAAATGTTTTTTCTATGGATCCTTCAGTGCAAAATATCACCTTGGAGGAG GGACAATGCCTTGACGTTAAAATAACACTGGATAAGATATGGATATTGAAAGATGATGAATTGGTTTCACACATGTTAACAACAAACGTTGAGGA GGTAGAAGCATTTTCTTATGCTTTACAAGAAGAAGTTGTTGCTGATCAGCTGTTTCAAAGTTCAGAACATCAAGCAGATGAAATCTTGCAAATTGCATGTTCAATATTTTCATCTTCAAAG GAGGATGTTGTGCCATTTATATCTTCTATATTCCTGCGCAAACTGCTTCTTCCTGGGGTGCATCATAATGCTGCTTTGCATGCAACACTTGCTGAATATAGCAGGCATTTGCCTGAATCTGACTTACAAGCATTAACTGCTGATGGACTAAAACAGGAGGTTCTGTCACTCATTGAACATGAG GTTGGTTCTGAAAAGCTGTCCATACTGCATTCTTGGAAATGTTTTCTGACCCGCTATTTCCACAATTGGTGCAAGAACAATGCAATATATGGCTTGCTTGTTGATTCTTCAACTGATGCTGTTGGTTTAATCAGAAAAAGTTCGGTTTCAATTTTTCGGTCTTTGGAAGATATTGAGCGGATTGTAGAAG GGTCTTCAGATGAAGTTGGTGAGCTCACAGGCCTTGTGGATTTACTTGATGATGATCTTGAATGTGAAATTCTGGTCGAATTACTTAGATGTGTTATGAGTTTCAGCCAACAGTTGGGCAAAACTGCATCCTCTATTTTTTATGAATCAGTTTTAACTGCACCAGTGATTTCATCTGAAGACATTGTTCACTGTATAGTGAAGATTCTGGAAACTGGATCTTGTATATCAGGGCCCAATGAGAAGGAGCTTATAGATCACAAAAGCTTGAGAAAACTTTCTGCTGAAATGTTCTTATCTCTTCAAAGCTTGTACAGAAAGGCTTCTGCATGGAGCAGAATTTTAAATGTAATTCAGGGTTTCTTGAAATTTTTGGTTCCACagaaaataatacaaaattttgataCTGAAGTGTCATCAAATATAAACTCCTCCATTATAGTGCATACTACTTATCAGATTTCGAAAGTGATGTTTGAATCTGCCTGGGATTTCCTTCTATTTTTAAGTTATCTGGTGGACATCGGTGGTCAG GTCCACTTGTCACATGATGATATCACCAAAATACAACTTGAGATAGTTCCAATGCTtcaagaaattatttttgaatggCTAATCATCAACTTCTTTGCCATCACACCATCTGCACCAGCTACAACTGAGGACTTCAATTCTAAACTTTCATCATTACATATAG ATTGCAACACGGGGAAACAATTATGGAATGAGAAGCTTGGTAGACGCGACTTTACATTGGCTTTTATATTGCTGCTAAATGTTAGAAGTTCATCAACAGACCATGGCCACCTTTTAAAAAGATTTCCAAATATGCAGAGCTTTGTTAACAGGATGAGAGACTTTATCAGTTGGATCATATGGGGCCAGTCTGGTGGATCATCTAATTTCCTGAGTCGTTCAATTGATCTTGCATTTATCCTTTTCAAGCATGGCCAGTATGAGGCTGCTGAG CAATTGCTGATGATGGCGGAAGCACATCTTCTAAAGGAGAAGACATCCCAAAGTATTCAAGAATCTGATGGTGGATGGTGCATACGCCAACATCTTCTAGGATGCTGCCTCCTTGCACAGGTGCAGTGTGGATTGCATACAACACAGAAGGACAACAAGGTTTTTGATGCCATTCGCTGTTTCTTCAG ATCTTCATCTGGAAATGGTGCATCCGAGGCTTTGCAGAGTTTGTCTGAAGATGTCGGAATTCCGTATCTTGGTTTTA GTGGTTGTGCATCAACGGCTGCTTGGAAGCTTCAATACTATCAATGGGCTATGCAGTTATTTGAACGATATAGTATTAGTGAAGGTGCTTGCCAGTTTGCTCTTGCTGCACTTGAACAAGTTGATGAAGCTATGAAAGATGAGAATAACCCGGTTAATGGATCCATTACAACCACAAGGGGCCGACTATGGGCGAATGTCTTCATATTTGCATTAGACCTTGGTCGCTATTATGATGCTTATTGTGCAATAGTTTCAAATCCAGATGAGGAGAGCAAATACATCTGCTTGAGGCGTTTCATAATTGTTCTTTACGAACAAGGTGCTATAAAG ATTCTTTGTAGCAATAAACTTCCCCTTATTGGGCTAGTGGAAAAGGTAGAGCAAGAGCTTGCTTGGAAG GCTGAACGATCAGATATTTCTGCAAAGCCAAACTTGTACAAGTTGCTCTATGCATTTCAAATGCATCAGCATAATTGGCGACGAGCAGCAAATTACATGTATATGTATTCAACTCGTTTGAGAACTGAAGCTGCTTCAAAAGATTACCAAGGCAGTTCATTGATGTTGCAAGAGAGGCTGAATGCACTCTCCGCTGCTATCAATTCACTACACCTTGTTCATCCTGCATATGCCTGGATTGATCCACCAGCTAATGGAAGTTCTCTTCTTGGTGAACATTACCCAA CAGCTGATAATGATGCTGAGCCTGAAAGGTGGCAGTCTTGTATTGATGTTGAAAAACTCGAGAATGAGTTTGTGCTAACTTCAGCAGAGTATAAGCTATCGCTGGTAAATGTCAAGTGGACATTTTCTG GCAAAGATGGAGCCCTATCAGATTTGGCTGAACTTCTTGTCAACAATAATTTGTATGATATGGCCTTCACGATCCTTCTCAGATTTTTCAAGGGTTCAGCACTGAAGAG GGAATTGGAAAGAGTTTTATCTGCTATTTCATTGAGATGCTGTCTTGATAAAGTAGAATCTACTTGGGTTGA ggaacaTGGCCAGTTAGTGACGTCTTCTAAGCTTGAGATGGTTGTCCATGGTTCACCTGTTACACATCACACAACTCCACAAACTGACGGTAGTAGTTGCTGGGCAACTCTGAAGATTTACCTT GAAAAATATAAGGAATTTCATGGGAGATTGCCTGTTATTGTTGCCGAAACTCTTCTACGTGCAGATCCTCAGATTGAATTGCCCCTTTGGCTGGTTCAGTTGTTCAAG GAGGGACAAAAGGAAAGGATGTCCGGTATGAGTGGCCGGGAGTCAAATCCTGCATCTTTATTTCAGCTTTATGTTAGCTATGGTCGATATACAGAAGCTACTAATCTTTTGCTCGAGTGCATACAATCGTTTGCTTCAGTG AGGCCAGCGGATATTATTAGAAGGAAAAGATCCTTTGCTGCTTGGTTCCCATACACGACAATCGAGCGCCTACTATACCAACTTGAGGAATTGACTAGAAAGGGTCACATGGTAGAACAATGCGACAAGCTCAAAAGGATGCTTCTCAGTTCTTTGCAAAACCATCTAAAGACA CTAAAGGTGGACTCGGAAGATGCAATTTCTGTATCTTCATGA